In one Sphingobacterium daejeonense genomic region, the following are encoded:
- a CDS encoding flavin reductase family protein yields the protein MQFNETKTFDQKTHGSLFDSMIKYAIAPRPICFASTIDKDGHVNLSPFSYFNFMSTNPPVCVFSPLTRMRDGQDKHTLANIREVDEVVINIVNYDIVQQTSLASTDYPKEVDEFAKSGLTAIPSKFIKPPRVAESPVQLECKVRDIITIQEGGGTGNLVLAEVVCMHVQGQYLDDNDNIDQAALDLVARLGGNWYCRVTKDNLFEVPKPLRKLGIGVDQLPEHIRNSSILTGNQLGLLANIEVLPELDESTKNDEHIVSLLSMWSGDQVQLNNETAKVRRKIPR from the coding sequence ATGCAGTTCAACGAAACGAAAACATTTGACCAAAAAACTCATGGATCGCTATTCGATAGCATGATTAAATATGCCATAGCTCCAAGACCAATCTGTTTCGCATCCACGATCGATAAGGATGGCCATGTGAACCTTAGTCCCTTCAGCTATTTCAATTTTATGTCCACAAATCCGCCAGTATGCGTATTTTCTCCCCTGACAAGAATGAGAGATGGACAGGACAAACATACCCTCGCAAATATCAGAGAAGTCGATGAAGTAGTTATCAATATCGTAAATTATGATATTGTCCAACAGACTTCGTTAGCAAGTACAGACTATCCAAAAGAAGTCGACGAATTTGCCAAATCTGGCTTGACCGCAATTCCATCTAAATTCATTAAACCACCACGTGTCGCTGAATCTCCAGTACAGTTGGAGTGTAAAGTACGAGACATCATCACTATCCAAGAAGGCGGTGGAACAGGTAACTTGGTCCTGGCAGAAGTAGTATGTATGCACGTCCAAGGCCAATACCTGGATGATAACGATAACATTGACCAAGCTGCCCTGGATTTAGTAGCTCGATTGGGTGGAAATTGGTATTGCAGAGTTACGAAAGACAACTTATTTGAAGTCCCAAAACCTCTCAGAAAATTAGGAATTGGAGTAGATCAACTTCCAGAACATATCCGTAATTCATCCATCCTAACTGGCAACCAATTAGGATTGTTGGCCAATATTGAAGTTTTGCCAGAATTGGATGAATCAACAAAAAATGATGAACATATCGTCAGCCTTCTTTCCATGTGGTCAGGAGACCAGGTCCAACTCAATAACGAAACTGCAAAGGTACGCCGCAAAATTCCTAGATGA
- a CDS encoding aromatic amino acid hydroxylase, with product MMNTYNNPVLEQLPKHLQRYVVEHTYDRYSALDQAIWRYVMRQNYAYLKDIAYYPYIPGLTKAGLTIERVPNLQSMNDSLQKIGWGAVTVDGFIPPAAFMEFQAHCVLVIAADIRQIEHITYTPAPDIIHESSGHAPIIGEPEYAAYLQYFGEVGSKAMSSAKDFELYEAIRALSIVKEKEDASEEEIKIATDHFNDISTNMGEPSEMALLSRLHWWTVEYGLIGTVEDHKIYGAGLLSSIGESATCMQADVKKLDYNLDTLQYSYDITKPQPQLFVTPDFKHAYKVLDEFAEQMAFRKGGREGLEKAIDSKNVCTVELSSGLQISGIFTSFFMDEGLIAIKTNSPTALAYQNKQLSGHGKNYHKDGFSSPVGELLGKRKPLEECKIEDLKEMGIEIGNPSTLYFRSGIMVTGQVKAFEFNELGHVLIISFEDCTVLHEPTSEVIFQPEWGIFDMAVGSSVKSVFAGAADKFAFEPEISISEVKTEKQIWSEEQKELHQIYQEIRDLRELGHSDRTIAQLADNLDRKFSQDWLATVELFELAFKDDDSEMQILLEQRLKEKARKNPDLNKLISDGIFLAKTQPINLELVYQ from the coding sequence ATGATGAATACGTATAATAATCCCGTTCTGGAGCAGCTGCCGAAGCATTTGCAAAGGTACGTGGTGGAGCATACTTACGACCGTTACAGTGCATTGGACCAAGCAATTTGGCGTTATGTGATGCGCCAGAACTACGCATATTTGAAGGACATTGCATACTATCCTTATATACCTGGTTTGACAAAAGCTGGATTGACCATTGAACGGGTTCCAAACTTGCAATCCATGAATGACAGTTTGCAGAAGATTGGTTGGGGTGCAGTGACGGTTGATGGATTTATTCCACCGGCAGCATTTATGGAGTTTCAAGCTCATTGTGTTCTGGTTATTGCCGCGGATATCCGTCAGATTGAACATATAACTTATACTCCAGCACCTGATATTATCCATGAATCATCCGGTCATGCTCCAATCATTGGGGAGCCCGAATATGCTGCATATTTACAATATTTTGGAGAGGTAGGTTCGAAGGCCATGAGCTCTGCTAAAGATTTTGAGCTTTATGAAGCAATCAGGGCCTTGTCTATCGTAAAAGAAAAAGAAGATGCAAGCGAAGAGGAGATAAAAATAGCAACTGATCATTTCAATGATATTTCCACAAATATGGGAGAACCTTCTGAGATGGCTCTGTTAAGCAGGTTACATTGGTGGACGGTAGAATATGGGTTAATAGGTACTGTTGAAGACCATAAGATCTATGGTGCAGGGTTATTGTCATCGATCGGTGAAAGTGCTACCTGTATGCAAGCAGATGTCAAAAAGTTGGATTATAATTTAGATACTCTTCAATATTCTTATGATATCACCAAACCACAGCCACAATTATTTGTAACGCCAGATTTTAAACATGCTTACAAAGTTTTGGATGAATTTGCTGAGCAAATGGCGTTTAGAAAAGGAGGACGAGAAGGTTTGGAGAAGGCTATTGACAGCAAGAATGTATGCACAGTAGAACTTAGTTCTGGACTTCAAATTTCTGGGATCTTTACTTCATTTTTCATGGATGAAGGATTGATTGCCATCAAAACAAACAGCCCAACTGCCTTAGCATACCAAAATAAGCAGCTTTCTGGCCATGGTAAGAATTATCATAAGGATGGGTTTAGCTCACCTGTAGGAGAGCTGTTGGGAAAAAGGAAACCATTGGAGGAATGTAAAATAGAAGATTTGAAGGAAATGGGTATCGAAATTGGAAATCCTTCGACGTTATATTTTCGATCTGGCATAATGGTTACTGGACAAGTAAAGGCATTTGAGTTCAATGAATTGGGTCATGTTTTGATCATCAGTTTTGAGGATTGTACAGTTTTGCATGAGCCTACATCTGAGGTGATTTTTCAACCAGAATGGGGCATATTTGATATGGCTGTAGGGAGTTCCGTCAAGTCGGTTTTTGCTGGTGCTGCAGACAAATTTGCATTTGAACCTGAAATATCGATTTCGGAGGTCAAAACTGAAAAGCAGATTTGGTCTGAGGAGCAGAAGGAGCTTCACCAGATTTATCAAGAAATTCGTGACTTGCGGGAGCTTGGACATTCAGACCGAACGATAGCACAACTAGCTGATAACCTTGATCGCAAATTTTCCCAAGATTGGCTGGCGACGGTCGAATTATTTGAACTTGCATTTAAGGATGATGATTCAGAAATGCAGATTTTACTGGAACAGCGGTTAAAAGAAAAGGCCAGGAAAAATCCTGACCTTAACAAATTAATTTCTGATGGTATCTTTCTTGCGAAGACCCAACCCATCAATTTGGAATTAGTTTACCAATAA
- a CDS encoding AMP-dependent synthetase/ligase produces MEENLRLFDLALRQVDLFPNLNMFAHKKDGEWKTLTSAEYLEQVNAISKGLIELGVKPNDKVGLIADSSIEWHIVDFAIQQIGAIVVAIYPNISDSDYQFIFNDAEIKLCIVSNKNLFNRLTQLTESIYTLKYIFCIDKHEGIRNWDELKTVGAHIPDSKIEELRANIKHTDLATLIYTSGTTGKPKGVMLTHHNIISNVEAAREITPCKAYDRGLTFLPPCHAYERMVIYTYMYIGITIYIAESLDKIGQNIGEVKPHIMTAVPRILEKVYEKIMKTGLELTGVKRKIFDWAVEVAEKYDPNPENRSFGYNLKLKLAKKLVLDKWYDALGGHLLTVASGSASLQAKLARVFLAAGIPLYEGYGMTEASPLISVNHYLKGIRIGTVGLAVKYVEIKLADDGEILVKGPNVMQGYYKNKEETDKTIIDGWLHTGDIGTWEDGDFLKIIDRKKEMFKISGGKYVVPQPIEKKLLESNYIEQAMVIGDGQKFASAFIVPNYAHLQDWSKNEAPELKGMPKDKFLHEAKVVRKINKEVQLANQHFGNWEQIKKPIILNDEFTIESGELTPTLKMKRKVILEKYRKEFEELYRVD; encoded by the coding sequence ATGGAGGAAAATCTTAGACTTTTTGACCTTGCCCTTAGGCAAGTTGACCTGTTCCCAAACCTTAATATGTTCGCTCATAAAAAGGACGGTGAATGGAAAACCCTGACTTCAGCAGAATATTTGGAGCAAGTAAATGCTATTTCCAAAGGACTGATCGAGTTGGGCGTAAAACCTAATGACAAGGTAGGATTAATTGCTGACAGCAGTATTGAATGGCACATCGTTGACTTCGCAATCCAACAGATTGGCGCAATTGTGGTTGCCATCTATCCAAATATCAGCGATTCTGATTATCAGTTTATCTTTAATGATGCTGAAATCAAATTATGTATCGTTAGCAATAAAAATCTCTTCAATCGTCTTACTCAATTAACAGAATCCATATATACACTCAAGTATATTTTCTGCATTGATAAACATGAAGGTATACGCAATTGGGATGAGCTCAAAACTGTAGGTGCACATATCCCTGATTCTAAGATCGAAGAACTGAGGGCAAATATCAAACATACAGATCTTGCAACCTTGATTTATACTTCCGGTACAACTGGCAAGCCAAAAGGTGTGATGCTAACGCACCACAATATAATTTCCAATGTGGAAGCTGCCAGAGAAATCACGCCGTGTAAGGCTTATGACCGCGGACTTACTTTCTTGCCCCCTTGCCATGCTTATGAACGAATGGTAATTTATACTTACATGTATATTGGAATCACCATTTATATCGCAGAATCTCTTGACAAAATCGGTCAGAATATTGGCGAAGTGAAACCTCATATCATGACTGCAGTTCCTCGAATCTTAGAAAAAGTATATGAGAAGATCATGAAAACGGGACTGGAACTGACAGGTGTGAAACGCAAAATCTTTGATTGGGCCGTCGAGGTTGCTGAAAAGTATGATCCGAATCCTGAAAACAGATCTTTTGGATACAACCTCAAACTAAAGCTTGCCAAAAAATTAGTTCTAGATAAATGGTATGATGCTTTGGGTGGACATCTCTTGACTGTTGCCTCCGGCAGTGCATCCTTACAGGCTAAGCTTGCCAGAGTGTTCCTCGCAGCCGGAATACCACTTTATGAAGGTTATGGAATGACCGAAGCCTCCCCTTTGATCTCTGTTAACCATTACTTGAAAGGAATCCGTATCGGAACGGTTGGACTGGCCGTAAAATATGTTGAAATTAAACTTGCTGATGACGGGGAAATCCTTGTGAAAGGCCCTAACGTCATGCAAGGATATTACAAGAACAAAGAAGAAACGGATAAAACCATTATCGATGGCTGGTTGCATACCGGCGATATCGGGACATGGGAAGATGGTGATTTCTTAAAAATCATAGACCGCAAGAAAGAAATGTTCAAAATTTCTGGTGGTAAATATGTTGTTCCACAACCTATAGAAAAGAAATTGCTGGAATCAAATTATATCGAACAAGCTATGGTCATTGGTGACGGACAAAAATTCGCATCGGCATTTATTGTTCCCAACTACGCACACCTACAAGACTGGTCAAAAAATGAAGCACCAGAACTAAAAGGAATGCCAAAGGATAAATTTCTGCATGAAGCGAAAGTGGTCCGAAAAATCAATAAGGAGGTTCAGCTTGCAAACCAACATTTCGGAAACTGGGAGCAGATCAAAAAGCCTATCATCCTAAACGATGAATTCACTATCGAAAGTGGCGAATTGACACCTACCCTAAAAATGAAACGTAAAGTCATCCTAGAAAAATATAGGAAAGAATTCGAGGAGTTGTATAGGGTGGACTAG
- a CDS encoding GNAT family N-acetyltransferase produces MKEKFNNLQVKKNEEKNRYELDVDGHIAFIDYKETNSTVALIHTEAPAELAGSGAASALVEKTLNLIKESGKTVSPYCPYVFAFIKKHPEWKELVSSRFPKYDEL; encoded by the coding sequence ATGAAAGAAAAATTCAACAACCTTCAGGTTAAGAAAAACGAAGAAAAGAATCGATATGAATTAGATGTCGATGGACATATTGCATTTATTGATTATAAAGAAACAAACAGCACAGTAGCATTGATCCATACGGAAGCACCTGCAGAACTTGCTGGTAGTGGGGCTGCATCAGCATTGGTTGAAAAAACCCTCAACTTAATCAAGGAATCAGGAAAAACGGTTTCGCCATACTGTCCATACGTTTTTGCATTTATTAAAAAGCACCCAGAATGGAAAGAATTGGTGTCGTCAAGATTTCCAAAATATGACGAACTGTAA
- a CDS encoding NADH-quinone oxidoreductase subunit D, protein MNERYQQANKNYLDRINAVSSQEMVINMGPQHPSTHGVLRLELITDGEIVKEIIPHVGYLHRCFDKHAESMNYGKTIPFTDRLDYLASMNNAHAFVMGVERMLGIQDKLPKRIEYIRVLVTELNRIASHLIAVGTYGIDIGAFTPFMWCFRDREHIMNMLEWASGSRMLYNYIWVGGLFYDIPVNFEERCQEFIAYFKPKLVELDELLSNNQIFIQRTANIGVLPADVAINYGCSGPMLRGSGIKWDLRRVDGYSVYPELDFEIPVGKGEMGTKGDCWDRYKVRVDEIKESVKIIEQCLPRLMQDFKRTPDFDPRGMVPKKVNLKAQEYYVRAENPKGELGFYFVTQDKTDIPRRVKARGPSYNNLSVLPELGKGVLIADLIAILGSIDIVLGEVDR, encoded by the coding sequence ATGAACGAGCGATATCAACAAGCAAATAAAAATTATCTAGATAGAATAAATGCTGTTTCTTCCCAAGAGATGGTCATCAATATGGGCCCCCAGCATCCTTCTACTCATGGTGTATTAAGGCTGGAGCTGATAACTGATGGGGAAATCGTTAAGGAAATCATTCCCCATGTGGGTTACCTTCACCGTTGTTTTGACAAACATGCTGAATCCATGAATTATGGAAAGACCATCCCATTTACCGATAGATTGGATTATCTGGCTTCGATGAACAATGCGCATGCATTCGTCATGGGGGTAGAAAGAATGCTTGGTATTCAAGATAAACTTCCTAAGCGGATAGAATACATCAGGGTTTTGGTAACCGAGTTAAATAGGATAGCATCTCACTTAATAGCCGTCGGTACTTATGGGATTGATATTGGTGCCTTTACGCCTTTTATGTGGTGTTTTAGGGATCGCGAACATATTATGAATATGTTGGAATGGGCGTCAGGGTCTCGAATGCTTTACAATTACATTTGGGTCGGAGGTCTTTTTTATGATATACCCGTTAATTTTGAAGAACGCTGTCAGGAATTCATTGCATATTTTAAACCTAAATTGGTAGAGCTGGATGAGCTATTGTCGAACAACCAAATATTTATCCAACGTACAGCTAATATTGGAGTATTGCCAGCTGATGTAGCTATCAATTATGGCTGTTCGGGACCTATGCTGAGAGGTTCAGGCATTAAATGGGATTTGCGCCGCGTGGATGGGTATTCCGTCTATCCAGAATTGGACTTTGAAATCCCTGTTGGAAAAGGTGAGATGGGGACAAAAGGGGATTGTTGGGACAGATATAAAGTTCGGGTAGATGAAATTAAAGAATCTGTCAAAATTATTGAACAGTGTTTGCCGAGATTGATGCAAGATTTTAAGAGAACACCTGATTTTGACCCGCGTGGAATGGTTCCCAAGAAAGTAAACTTAAAGGCACAAGAATATTACGTAAGGGCAGAAAATCCAAAAGGAGAGCTAGGCTTTTATTTCGTAACGCAGGACAAAACTGATATCCCAAGACGTGTAAAAGCAAGAGGGCCAAGCTATAACAATTTGTCTGTCCTTCCCGAATTAGGAAAAGGAGTCTTGATCGCTGACCTGATTGCTATATTAGGATCTATCGATATTGTGCTTGGTGAAGTCGACCGTTGA
- a CDS encoding NADH-quinone oxidoreductase subunit C has translation MDHKPSSTIVMIQQLIKDIEEHINPKVVLEVQEIGLQSALYIDPSYLKKLCYFLRDDQKYYFDFLANITAVDYFPEHYFEVVYNLTSIPYQKQLTLKVKVESSRELDSLPEVPSVCEIWRTADWHEREAFDLMGIFFTDHPDLRRILMPEDWVGYPLRKDYQDPETYHNIPVK, from the coding sequence ATGGACCATAAACCGTCTAGCACCATAGTGATGATACAGCAATTGATAAAAGATATTGAAGAACATATAAATCCCAAAGTTGTACTGGAAGTTCAGGAAATTGGCCTTCAATCTGCATTATATATTGATCCCAGCTATTTAAAGAAGCTATGTTACTTCCTTCGTGATGACCAAAAGTATTATTTCGATTTTTTGGCCAATATAACTGCGGTAGATTATTTTCCAGAACACTATTTTGAAGTTGTTTATAACCTTACTTCTATTCCTTATCAAAAACAATTGACCTTGAAGGTTAAAGTTGAAAGCAGCAGGGAGCTGGATTCTCTACCTGAGGTACCCTCAGTTTGTGAAATCTGGAGAACCGCAGACTGGCATGAACGTGAAGCCTTTGATCTGATGGGAATATTTTTTACAGATCATCCCGATTTGAGAAGAATCCTAATGCCAGAAGATTGGGTAGGGTATCCATTGAGAAAAGACTATCAAGATCCAGAAACATATCATAACATTCCGGTGAAATAA
- the pdxH gene encoding pyridoxamine 5'-phosphate oxidase, with the protein MSIEHKEIAAIREDYAKSSLSESDVLQNPIDQFKKWFAEAMTSQVTEPTAMVLSTVAENGRPSSRVVLMKDIKADGISFFTNYNSRKGQEIIQNPHVSALFFWPELQRQVRFEADVEKLPNSDSDEYFATRPRGSQIGAIASPQSSIIADREALESRVAEVEQEMEGKEVPRPEFWGGFLLKPVRVEFWQGRSSRLHDRIVYNNENGQWTINRLAP; encoded by the coding sequence ATGTCCATTGAACACAAAGAAATCGCTGCCATTCGTGAAGACTATGCTAAAAGCAGCCTGAGCGAATCCGATGTACTTCAGAATCCTATAGATCAGTTTAAGAAATGGTTTGCCGAAGCAATGACTTCGCAAGTCACTGAACCAACGGCTATGGTGCTGTCCACGGTAGCAGAAAATGGACGTCCATCTTCTAGGGTTGTACTAATGAAGGATATAAAAGCTGATGGCATTAGTTTCTTTACAAATTATAATAGTAGGAAAGGGCAGGAGATTATTCAAAACCCACATGTATCGGCTTTGTTTTTTTGGCCAGAATTGCAACGTCAAGTTCGATTTGAGGCCGATGTTGAAAAACTGCCGAATTCCGATTCTGATGAGTATTTTGCAACTCGTCCTCGTGGCAGTCAAATCGGTGCGATAGCATCTCCACAAAGCTCTATCATTGCTGACCGGGAGGCACTTGAAAGCCGAGTGGCAGAAGTCGAACAAGAAATGGAAGGCAAGGAGGTACCAAGGCCGGAATTCTGGGGTGGCTTCCTGTTGAAGCCTGTAAGAGTTGAGTTTTGGCAGGGAAGAAGTAGCAGACTGCATGATAGGATAGTTTATAACAATGAAAATGGTCAATGGACCATAAACCGTCTAGCACCATAG
- a CDS encoding YqgE/AlgH family protein, with amino-acid sequence MLDQNFERSVILLCEHDENDGTVGLILNHRSMLLLSDVIEDVDNSEMPLYFGGPVEGNALFFVHKAYEKLQSGTHIVDDLYWGGDFDKLKYLINENLISSEEVKIFLGYSGWSPGQLDEEIKQNSWAVHNSFNIDLAFITDGENLWKEALISMGPKYAHVANFPKRPEFN; translated from the coding sequence ATGCTGGATCAGAATTTCGAGCGTTCGGTTATTCTATTGTGCGAGCATGATGAAAACGATGGAACTGTAGGGCTGATCTTAAATCACCGTTCTATGCTCCTTTTATCAGATGTTATTGAAGATGTTGATAATTCGGAGATGCCATTGTATTTTGGTGGTCCGGTAGAAGGCAATGCTCTATTTTTCGTGCACAAAGCCTATGAAAAGTTACAGAGTGGTACACATATTGTCGATGACCTTTACTGGGGTGGAGATTTTGACAAATTAAAATACCTGATCAACGAAAACTTGATAAGTTCTGAGGAGGTTAAAATATTCTTGGGCTATTCAGGATGGAGTCCTGGTCAATTGGATGAAGAAATCAAACAGAACTCTTGGGCTGTTCACAATTCATTCAATATCGACTTGGCTTTTATTACCGATGGGGAGAACCTTTGGAAGGAAGCTTTGATCAGTATGGGCCCCAAATATGCTCATGTTGCTAATTTTCCAAAAAGGCCTGAGTTCAACTAA
- a CDS encoding PQQ-dependent sugar dehydrogenase, whose product MKKHFSNVLFFAAATAFISCSGANSNGHEPSDSTATSQDTTKYPPVETKPGNTNYKPAFEGQTRIAGVKTTTPYEGQVVVEGLKSPWGIAELPDGRLLITEKEGTMRIVDPTAKSTSEAITGIPKVDAQGQGGLLGLTLDPDFASNRMVYWVFSEPVSGGNHTAVAKGKLSEDEKSIEGATVIYQALPTYNGKLHYGGRILFGKDGNIFVSTGERSDLETRPQAQQLNSALGKIVRITKDGKPAAGNPFEGQADAKPEIYSYGHRNVQGLAFDPVTGELWDSEFGPRGGDEINLVKPGKNYGWPTITYGIEYSGGEIGNPPIQQKDGLEQPVYYWDPVLSPGGMTFYTGSNVPEWQNNLFIGGLSSTHIARLVIKDNKVVGEERLLADKGERFRDVIQGKNGALYSVTDGGKLYKVDKK is encoded by the coding sequence ATGAAGAAACACTTTTCAAACGTATTGTTTTTTGCAGCTGCTACTGCTTTTATCTCATGTTCTGGGGCGAATTCTAATGGTCACGAGCCATCAGACTCAACAGCGACCAGCCAAGATACCACGAAGTATCCACCTGTAGAAACAAAACCGGGAAATACAAATTACAAACCTGCATTTGAAGGTCAAACTAGGATTGCAGGAGTAAAGACTACGACTCCTTATGAAGGACAAGTAGTTGTTGAAGGATTGAAATCTCCTTGGGGAATTGCTGAACTTCCTGACGGAAGATTACTGATCACAGAAAAAGAAGGAACCATGCGCATTGTGGATCCTACTGCAAAATCTACAAGTGAAGCCATTACGGGTATTCCAAAAGTAGACGCACAAGGACAAGGTGGTCTTTTGGGATTAACATTAGATCCTGATTTTGCAAGCAACAGGATGGTATATTGGGTATTCTCAGAACCAGTTTCTGGCGGAAACCACACCGCAGTGGCAAAAGGAAAATTGTCTGAAGACGAAAAAAGTATCGAGGGTGCTACTGTCATCTATCAAGCATTGCCGACTTACAATGGCAAACTACATTATGGGGGTAGAATTTTGTTCGGCAAAGATGGGAACATCTTCGTTTCAACTGGAGAACGCTCGGACCTAGAAACAAGGCCACAGGCACAACAACTGAACTCTGCATTGGGTAAAATCGTACGCATCACAAAAGACGGTAAACCGGCGGCAGGAAATCCTTTTGAAGGGCAAGCAGATGCTAAGCCAGAAATTTATTCTTATGGTCACCGCAATGTTCAGGGATTAGCCTTTGATCCTGTTACAGGTGAACTGTGGGATTCAGAGTTCGGACCACGCGGTGGTGATGAGATCAACTTGGTGAAACCAGGCAAAAACTATGGATGGCCAACCATTACTTATGGTATTGAATATAGTGGTGGCGAAATTGGGAACCCTCCTATCCAACAAAAAGATGGATTGGAGCAACCCGTTTATTATTGGGACCCTGTATTGTCGCCAGGTGGTATGACTTTCTATACAGGATCGAATGTACCAGAATGGCAAAACAACCTATTTATTGGCGGGTTGAGCAGCACACATATTGCCAGACTGGTAATTAAAGATAATAAAGTCGTTGGTGAAGAAAGATTATTGGCCGACAAGGGTGAGCGTTTCAGAGACGTAATCCAAGGTAAAAATGGCGCTCTTTATTCTGTTACCGATGGTGGTAAACTTTACAAAGTAGACAAAAAGTAA
- a CDS encoding ROK family protein has product MKFIEKLLGSPTGLSKKTTKSAKKKFHLLKAVYEMDKASVNDLMKRLALSFPTLNTLMVDLVERKYLIQHERGESLGGRKPNLYQLNDNLFKVLTIEINRKSILIAMLDNNCNILNEPQTYQFEISTDLSELPAFLIIVRRYLKEHKLDLDLITGISISMPGLVERNSGENYTYFYEAGFNLEKHIEHEFNKKTIIVNDAKAATLAEQAYGKLKHRKDALVIRLDWGISLGIVANGEIYMGKDGFSGEMGHISFVNEGELCYCGKRGCLETLVSGTALVNKATKDIELGIPTLINSKFGDKPLTPDHIIQSALDGDQYAIQLISELGSKLGRAISLFMQVFNPETIVLSGSFARSSMLMITPIQQQIQTYSMSKISSGCSLQVSTMGPNGQLYALSRHFVNSYFEERIGKN; this is encoded by the coding sequence ATGAAATTTATTGAAAAGCTTTTAGGAAGTCCAACAGGTTTATCTAAAAAAACGACCAAGTCTGCAAAGAAAAAGTTTCACCTATTAAAGGCTGTCTATGAGATGGATAAGGCATCTGTAAACGACCTTATGAAACGCCTAGCCTTAAGTTTCCCTACTCTGAACACTTTAATGGTGGATTTGGTGGAAAGAAAATATCTGATTCAGCATGAGCGTGGGGAGTCACTCGGTGGAAGAAAACCTAATTTATACCAGCTCAATGATAATCTCTTCAAAGTGTTGACCATTGAAATCAACAGAAAATCAATCTTGATTGCCATGCTTGATAATAATTGCAATATACTTAATGAACCCCAAACCTATCAATTTGAGATATCAACAGATTTAAGCGAACTGCCTGCGTTCTTAATTATCGTAAGAAGATATCTTAAGGAGCATAAATTGGATTTAGATCTTATTACGGGCATCAGTATTTCTATGCCGGGCTTAGTGGAGCGAAACAGCGGTGAGAATTACACGTATTTCTATGAAGCTGGTTTCAACTTAGAGAAGCATATTGAGCATGAGTTCAACAAAAAAACGATTATTGTTAATGATGCGAAGGCTGCAACATTGGCGGAACAGGCTTATGGCAAACTGAAACACAGAAAAGATGCTTTGGTCATCCGTTTAGATTGGGGCATCTCTTTAGGAATTGTTGCCAATGGAGAGATCTATATGGGCAAGGACGGTTTTTCAGGAGAAATGGGACATATTAGTTTTGTAAATGAGGGTGAATTATGTTATTGTGGGAAGCGAGGATGTTTGGAGACCTTGGTATCTGGTACTGCCTTAGTCAATAAAGCAACTAAAGATATTGAGCTTGGTATTCCTACCCTAATCAACAGCAAATTTGGTGACAAGCCCTTAACCCCTGATCATATTATTCAGTCTGCCTTGGATGGCGATCAATATGCAATTCAATTAATTTCGGAGCTAGGGAGCAAATTAGGCCGTGCTATTTCCTTATTTATGCAGGTTTTTAATCCAGAGACCATTGTCCTTTCCGGCAGCTTCGCTAGATCTTCCATGCTGATGATCACACCCATTCAGCAACAGATCCAAACTTATTCCATGAGCAAAATATCATCAGGCTGCAGCTTGCAGGTTTCTACTATGGGACCAAACGGTCAATTGTATGCCTTGAGCAGGCATTTCGTAAACAGTTATTTTGAGGAAAGAATCGGGAAAAATTAA